One region of Polaribacter pectinis genomic DNA includes:
- the rbfA gene encoding 30S ribosome-binding factor RbfA codes for MEETNRQRKIAGVLQKDLVDVLQKAAQDGMKGIIISVSKVHVTSDLGVAKVYLSIFPSEKRDELIKGVQSNTPLIRHEMAKRTRNQLRRMPELLFYGDDTLDYIEEIDKSLKGEDENPIKNPTVLPRRQKK; via the coding sequence ATGGAAGAAACTAATAGACAAAGAAAAATTGCAGGAGTATTGCAAAAAGATTTAGTAGATGTGTTGCAAAAAGCAGCACAAGATGGAATGAAGGGAATTATTATTTCTGTTTCTAAAGTTCATGTAACTTCAGATTTAGGTGTTGCTAAAGTATATTTAAGTATTTTTCCTTCAGAAAAAAGAGATGAATTGATTAAAGGAGTGCAATCAAACACACCGTTAATTAGACATGAAATGGCAAAACGTACTCGAAATCAACTTCGAAGAATGCCAGAATTGTTGTTTTATGGTGATGATACTTTAGATTATATTGAAGAAATTGATAAATCTTTAAAAGGAGAAGATGAGAACCCTATTAAAAATCCAACTGTCTTACCAAGACGCCAAAAGAAATAA